In one window of Nakamurella alba DNA:
- a CDS encoding DUF3105 domain-containing protein, with translation MMASGKKSRNSRPAPVVSRRQGLPWLTIGAVVAVVALIGAIFVVVYSRNSENSAAADRLAPWVPSEENKDPSVNIPGIYVGASVEENGVITFPKYKAALHVESTERVAYDRYPAVGGPHDGVWAACNGVIYTQAVREENMVHPLEHGAIWIAYNPDTIADGDLAILEGLVRNQTFMVLSPYPTLDQPISLQSWGHQLKLQSASDERIQEFITALKQNQYVYPEIGATCDQPSFDTENPPPFVPGAPGADAIPLDGSGLTSDTSEVMTDDTASGSETASGTGSATSSEVSGSGTSSESAETSGSTESAVSTSGSVLGTSASQ, from the coding sequence ATGATGGCCAGCGGCAAGAAGAGCAGGAACTCCCGCCCCGCACCGGTGGTCTCCCGGCGGCAGGGACTGCCCTGGCTGACGATCGGCGCGGTCGTCGCCGTCGTGGCCCTGATCGGCGCGATCTTCGTGGTCGTCTACTCCCGGAACTCCGAGAACTCGGCCGCAGCGGACCGTCTCGCGCCGTGGGTGCCATCCGAGGAGAACAAGGACCCGTCGGTGAACATCCCCGGGATCTACGTGGGGGCCTCGGTCGAGGAGAACGGTGTCATCACCTTCCCGAAGTACAAGGCCGCGTTGCACGTCGAGTCGACCGAGCGGGTCGCCTACGACCGGTATCCCGCGGTCGGCGGGCCGCACGACGGGGTGTGGGCGGCGTGCAACGGCGTGATCTACACACAGGCCGTGCGCGAGGAGAACATGGTCCACCCGCTGGAGCACGGCGCGATCTGGATCGCCTACAACCCGGACACCATCGCCGACGGCGACCTGGCGATCCTGGAGGGCCTGGTCCGCAACCAGACCTTCATGGTGCTGTCGCCGTACCCGACCCTGGACCAGCCGATCTCGCTCCAGTCCTGGGGCCACCAGCTGAAGCTGCAGTCCGCGTCCGACGAGCGGATCCAGGAGTTCATCACCGCGCTGAAGCAGAACCAGTACGTGTACCCGGAGATCGGCGCCACCTGCGACCAGCCGTCCTTCGACACCGAGAACCCGCCGCCGTTCGTGCCGGGTGCCCCCGGTGCCGACGCCATCCCGCTGGACGGCTCCGGTCTGACCTCCGACACCTCCGAGGTCATGACCGACGACACCGCGAGCGGCTCCGAGACCGCCTCCGGGACCGGTTCGGCCACCTCCTCCGAGGTCTCCGGTTCGGGCACGTCGTCGGAGTCCGCAGAGACCTCTGGATCCACTGAGTCCGCTGTGAGCACCTCCGGCTCCGTCCTCGGGACCAGCGCGTCCCAGTGA
- a CDS encoding TetR/AcrR family transcriptional regulator, whose translation MARWEPGARERLVLAAVDLFTEQGYDATTVAEIAERAGVTKSTFFRHFPDKREVLVAGQEALSRLLSEGIADAPEDATPLEAVAAGLDRVSSEMTSFNRDLGPRIKAAVAANTELQERDRTKSVGMSAAMTEALLRRGIADPTAHLAAELGMIAFRQGWARWTETDRAADVPLATYTRAALDDLRAASAALG comes from the coding sequence ATGGCTCGATGGGAACCCGGCGCGCGGGAACGGCTGGTGCTGGCGGCTGTCGACCTGTTCACCGAGCAGGGCTACGACGCGACCACGGTGGCCGAGATCGCCGAGCGGGCCGGGGTCACCAAGAGCACCTTCTTCCGGCACTTCCCGGACAAGCGGGAGGTGCTGGTCGCCGGTCAGGAGGCGTTGAGCCGGCTGCTGTCCGAGGGGATCGCCGATGCTCCCGAGGATGCGACGCCGCTCGAGGCTGTCGCTGCGGGATTGGACCGTGTGTCGTCCGAGATGACGTCGTTCAACAGAGATCTCGGGCCGCGGATCAAGGCCGCCGTGGCGGCCAACACCGAGCTGCAGGAACGGGACCGGACGAAGAGCGTCGGCATGTCGGCGGCGATGACCGAGGCACTGCTGCGCCGGGGTATCGCCGATCCGACCGCGCACCTGGCGGCGGAACTGGGGATGATCGCCTTTCGCCAGGGCTGGGCGCGCTGGACGGAGACCGATCGTGCGGCGGACGTCCCGCTCGCCACCTACACCCGGGCGGCGCTGGACGACTTGCGGGCGGCGAGCGCCGCTCTCGGATGA
- the thrC gene encoding threonine synthase — protein sequence MTESTPAAPNGTAVATRWPGLITAYADRVAIPAGARIVTLQEGGTPLLPAPALSARVGADVHLKIEGANPTGSFKDRGMTVAVTWALADGARAVICASTGNTSASAAAYAARAGLECAVLIPEGKIAAGKLAQAVAYGAKILQVQGNFDDCLELARKTAAAVDGIALVNSVNPVRIEGQKTAAFEICDVLGKAPDVHLLPVGNAGNITAYWKGYREYAADGVTTSTPRMFGFQAAGAAPLVLGHPVRDPETIATAIRIGEPASWNGAVEARDSSGGLIDAVTDEEILAAYKLLATTEGVFVEPASAASVAGLLKTAADGRLPKGATVVCTVTGHGLKDPQTALESMTAPVIVPVSAEAVARALEIG from the coding sequence ATGACCGAATCCACCCCCGCCGCACCCAACGGCACCGCGGTGGCCACCCGCTGGCCGGGCCTGATCACCGCCTACGCCGACCGGGTCGCGATCCCGGCCGGTGCTCGGATCGTGACGCTGCAGGAGGGGGGCACCCCGCTGCTGCCCGCTCCGGCGCTGTCCGCCAGGGTCGGTGCCGACGTGCACCTGAAGATCGAGGGCGCCAACCCGACCGGGTCGTTCAAGGACCGCGGGATGACCGTCGCGGTCACCTGGGCACTCGCCGACGGGGCGCGGGCCGTCATCTGCGCGTCGACGGGCAACACCTCCGCCTCGGCCGCGGCCTACGCCGCCCGGGCCGGGCTGGAGTGTGCGGTGCTGATCCCCGAGGGCAAGATCGCCGCCGGCAAGCTCGCCCAGGCGGTTGCCTACGGCGCGAAGATCCTGCAGGTGCAGGGCAACTTTGACGACTGTCTCGAGTTGGCCCGCAAGACCGCCGCGGCCGTCGACGGGATCGCCCTGGTCAACTCGGTGAACCCGGTGCGGATCGAGGGGCAGAAGACCGCCGCCTTCGAGATCTGCGACGTACTGGGCAAGGCGCCCGACGTGCATCTGCTGCCGGTCGGCAACGCCGGCAACATCACCGCGTACTGGAAGGGCTACCGCGAGTACGCCGCCGACGGTGTCACCACGTCCACCCCGCGGATGTTCGGCTTCCAGGCCGCCGGCGCCGCGCCTCTGGTGCTCGGCCACCCGGTCCGCGATCCCGAGACGATCGCCACCGCCATCCGGATCGGTGAGCCGGCGTCGTGGAACGGCGCTGTCGAGGCGCGTGACTCCTCGGGCGGCCTGATCGACGCCGTCACCGACGAGGAGATCCTCGCCGCGTACAAGCTACTGGCCACCACCGAGGGTGTCTTCGTCGAGCCCGCGTCGGCCGCGTCGGTGGCCGGCCTGCTGAAGACCGCGGCGGACGGGCGACTGCCGAAGGGTGCCACCGTGGTCTGCACGGTCACCGGGCACGGCCTGAAGGACCCGCAGACAGCACTCGAGTCGATGACCGCTCCGGTGATCGTGCCGGTGTCCGCCGAGGCCGTCGCCCGGGCCCTGGAGATCGGGTGA
- a CDS encoding pyridoxamine 5'-phosphate oxidase family protein, translating to MTDDRLTADDLEFLRRPLHGFLSVAAGPVPAQPRPVWFEATPPSPDDPAGTIQLFTGPDTVKIRRLAKDPRASIVIAAPADERERWIAVAGRTSVEADGAHDLAARLASRYWDLADPTRAADLAAILAEDQVRIVIHPESVRRYSY from the coding sequence ATGACCGACGACCGCTTGACCGCCGATGATCTCGAGTTCCTGCGACGCCCGCTGCACGGGTTCCTGTCGGTGGCGGCCGGTCCGGTGCCGGCCCAGCCACGTCCGGTGTGGTTCGAGGCGACGCCGCCGTCGCCCGACGACCCGGCCGGCACCATCCAGCTCTTCACCGGCCCGGATACGGTGAAGATCCGGCGACTCGCCAAGGACCCGCGCGCCTCGATCGTGATCGCGGCCCCTGCGGATGAGCGGGAGCGCTGGATCGCGGTGGCCGGTCGGACCAGTGTCGAGGCCGACGGCGCGCACGACCTCGCAGCCCGGTTGGCCTCGCGCTACTGGGATCTGGCCGACCCCACCCGGGCTGCCGATCTGGCGGCCATCCTGGCCGAGGACCAGGTGCGGATCGTCATCCACCCGGAGAGCGTTCGTCGGTACAGCTACTGA
- a CDS encoding DUF4262 domain-containing protein — MVMDDDLLWILKTIDRFGWAVLHIGDGCKHKECGNEWVEHPFSYSIGLTAMGHPEFLLRGWRKKDAGVTLINEFGARVQAGESFRHGQVVESRTAGAPVVFLEVIDDADMVASGQVYPEFSALQVVWPDWQGRYPWDKGYNRWKFSQQLSRPGPGRSGLQQLQIGQQ, encoded by the coding sequence ATGGTGATGGACGATGACCTGCTGTGGATCCTGAAGACGATCGACAGGTTCGGGTGGGCGGTCCTGCACATCGGGGACGGGTGCAAGCACAAGGAGTGTGGCAACGAGTGGGTGGAGCATCCGTTCAGCTACTCCATCGGGCTCACGGCGATGGGGCACCCCGAGTTCCTGCTGCGCGGCTGGCGCAAGAAGGATGCCGGGGTGACGCTGATCAACGAGTTCGGCGCCCGGGTGCAGGCGGGTGAGTCCTTCCGGCACGGACAGGTCGTGGAGAGCCGGACGGCCGGCGCGCCGGTGGTGTTCCTGGAGGTGATCGACGACGCCGACATGGTCGCTTCGGGACAGGTCTACCCGGAATTCTCTGCGCTGCAGGTGGTCTGGCCGGACTGGCAGGGCCGTTACCCGTGGGACAAGGGCTACAACCGCTGGAAGTTCTCGCAACAGCTGTCCCGGCCCGGCCCGGGCCGCTCAGGGCTGCAGCAACTCCAGATTGGCCAGCAGTGA
- a CDS encoding homoserine dehydrogenase: MSPIRVAVLGAGTVGGQVVRLLREQSAELTARIGAPLELVGVAVRRPQRHTDIPADLLTTDAAALVAREDVDIVVEVIGGITPTKDLLLTALRRGAGVVTANKALLAEEGPELYEAADASGADLYFEAAVAGAIPLIRPLRESLAGDRISRIMGIVNGTTNYILSAMTATGDSYEYALKEATRLGYAEADPTADVDGFDAAAKAAILASLGFHTRVGAADVHREGISGVSAADIAAATEIGCVVKLLAICERVGGDATGAGASVSARVHPVMLPKSHPLAGVDGAYNAVYVEAESAGRLMFYGPGAGGAPTASAVLGDLVAVARNRVAGGHGPRESAYADLPIQPMGEVPARYHISLDVHDRAGVLAEVANAFADAGVSISTVRQEGTGRDAELVVVTHSAPDAALAGTVTRLSELDVVHRVTSVMRVMGEQ; this comes from the coding sequence ATGAGCCCGATCAGGGTCGCCGTGCTCGGCGCCGGCACCGTCGGCGGCCAGGTCGTCCGGCTGCTGCGCGAGCAGTCCGCCGAGCTGACCGCCCGGATCGGCGCGCCGCTGGAACTGGTCGGTGTCGCCGTCCGGCGCCCGCAGCGGCACACCGACATCCCGGCCGACCTGCTCACCACCGACGCGGCGGCGCTGGTCGCGCGCGAGGACGTGGACATCGTCGTCGAGGTGATCGGCGGGATCACCCCGACCAAGGACCTGCTGCTGACCGCGCTGCGCCGGGGTGCCGGCGTGGTCACCGCGAACAAGGCGCTCCTGGCCGAGGAGGGTCCGGAGCTGTACGAGGCGGCCGATGCCTCCGGTGCCGACCTCTACTTCGAGGCGGCCGTCGCCGGCGCCATCCCGCTGATCCGCCCGCTGCGCGAATCCCTTGCCGGGGATCGCATCTCGCGGATCATGGGGATCGTCAACGGCACCACCAACTACATCCTGTCGGCCATGACCGCGACGGGCGACAGCTACGAGTACGCGCTCAAGGAGGCCACCCGGCTCGGCTACGCCGAGGCCGACCCGACCGCGGACGTCGACGGCTTCGACGCGGCGGCCAAGGCCGCCATCCTGGCCTCGCTCGGCTTCCACACCCGGGTCGGCGCGGCCGACGTGCACCGCGAAGGGATCTCCGGGGTCTCCGCCGCCGACATCGCTGCGGCGACCGAGATCGGTTGTGTGGTCAAGCTCCTCGCGATCTGCGAACGCGTCGGTGGCGACGCGACCGGCGCCGGTGCGTCCGTGTCGGCGCGGGTGCACCCGGTCATGCTGCCCAAGTCGCACCCGTTGGCCGGGGTGGACGGCGCCTACAACGCCGTCTACGTCGAGGCGGAGTCCGCCGGGCGGCTGATGTTCTACGGGCCAGGGGCCGGCGGCGCCCCCACCGCCTCTGCTGTGCTCGGCGACCTGGTGGCGGTGGCCCGGAACCGGGTGGCGGGCGGCCACGGCCCGCGCGAGTCGGCCTACGCCGACCTGCCGATCCAGCCGATGGGCGAGGTGCCGGCCCGGTACCACATCAGCCTCGACGTGCACGATCGTGCCGGGGTGCTGGCCGAGGTCGCGAATGCCTTTGCCGACGCCGGTGTCTCGATCTCCACCGTGCGACAGGAGGGCACCGGGCGGGACGCCGAGCTGGTGGTCGTCACGCACAGCGCGCCCGACGCCGCCCTGGCCGGAACGGTGACCCGGCTGTCCGAACTCGACGTCGTGCACCGCGTCACCTCGGTGATGCGAGTGATGGGGGAGCAGTGA
- the thrB gene encoding homoserine kinase, with product MTDEQVTGRVTVRVPATSANLGPGYDSFGLALTRYDEVSAVPAEGISVEVQGVGAGEVPTDESHLVVRAALRAFAAAGAVLPGFALTCRNTIPHGGGQGSSAAAVVAGLLLGRAMLPDPTVLTDRDVLELGTEMEGHPDNVAPALFGGFTMAWTAATDGRPSTVRKQVHPDVRAHLFSADRAASTHYARSLLPPTVPHADAAANTAAAALLVHALTAEPALLLEATEDRLHQQYRAPAMPETAALVAALRDAGIAAVVSGAGPSVLALTDLDISPEPFARNGFEIVPVQVDTIGAVVTTG from the coding sequence GTGACGGACGAGCAGGTGACCGGTCGGGTCACCGTCCGGGTGCCGGCGACCTCGGCGAACCTCGGCCCCGGGTACGACAGCTTCGGACTGGCGCTGACCAGGTACGACGAGGTGTCCGCCGTCCCCGCCGAGGGCATCTCGGTGGAGGTGCAGGGGGTCGGCGCCGGCGAGGTGCCGACCGACGAGTCCCACCTGGTGGTGCGGGCTGCGCTGCGTGCGTTCGCCGCCGCCGGGGCCGTGCTGCCGGGCTTCGCCCTGACCTGCCGCAACACCATCCCGCACGGTGGCGGCCAGGGATCCTCGGCGGCCGCCGTGGTGGCCGGGCTGCTGCTGGGCCGCGCGATGCTGCCGGACCCGACGGTGCTCACCGACCGCGACGTGCTGGAACTCGGCACCGAGATGGAGGGGCACCCGGACAACGTGGCGCCGGCCCTGTTCGGTGGGTTCACCATGGCGTGGACCGCCGCCACCGACGGCCGGCCGAGCACCGTCCGCAAGCAGGTGCACCCGGACGTGCGGGCCCACCTGTTCAGCGCGGACCGGGCGGCCTCCACCCACTACGCGAGATCGCTGCTGCCGCCGACTGTTCCGCACGCCGACGCGGCCGCGAACACCGCGGCCGCGGCGCTGCTGGTGCACGCGCTCACCGCCGAACCGGCGCTGCTGCTGGAGGCCACCGAGGACCGGCTGCACCAGCAGTACCGGGCGCCGGCCATGCCGGAGACCGCGGCCCTGGTCGCGGCGCTGCGCGACGCCGGCATCGCTGCCGTCGTGTCCGGCGCCGGGCCGTCGGTGCTGGCCCTCACCGACCTCGACATCAGTCCGGAGCCGTTCGCCCGCAACGGCTTCGAGATCGTCCCGGTGCAGGTCGACACCATCGGGGCTGTCGTCACCACCGGCTGA
- a CDS encoding SDR family oxidoreductase, with protein sequence MHVFVTGGTGLIGTAVVAELISHDHSVSVLTRSDASAQKAERAGAAVVRGGLADLDVLRTAAAGADGVVHLAFGNDFSSPEALAASVAEETAALTALGETLVGTERPLVTVSGTPWIPGRPSIESDPLPFDGPVGGRGRTVTATLGLADRGVRASAVRLPRTVHNEGQGGFAGLLTQIARSTGVSGYPGDGTQRWPAVHALDAAVLFRLALEQAPAGTAWHAVDDEGDRVRDIAEVIGRRLGLPVQQVPQESFGPIGVIFATDQPANSEYTRRTLGWHPTHPSLLANLELLQP encoded by the coding sequence ATGCACGTGTTCGTCACCGGAGGCACCGGACTCATCGGAACCGCCGTTGTCGCCGAGCTGATCAGTCACGATCACTCGGTCTCCGTGCTGACCCGATCCGACGCGTCGGCGCAGAAAGCGGAACGGGCCGGCGCCGCCGTCGTCCGCGGCGGGCTGGCCGACCTCGACGTGTTGCGCACCGCTGCTGCCGGCGCCGACGGCGTCGTCCACCTCGCCTTCGGCAACGACTTCAGCAGCCCCGAAGCCCTCGCCGCGTCGGTGGCCGAGGAGACGGCGGCGCTCACCGCTCTCGGCGAGACGCTGGTCGGCACCGAGAGGCCGTTGGTGACCGTCTCCGGTACACCGTGGATCCCTGGCCGGCCGTCGATCGAGTCCGACCCGTTGCCGTTCGACGGCCCGGTGGGCGGGCGTGGGCGCACGGTGACAGCGACTCTCGGGCTTGCCGACCGCGGCGTCCGGGCCAGCGCCGTCCGTCTCCCCCGCACGGTGCACAACGAGGGACAGGGTGGTTTCGCCGGCCTGCTCACCCAGATCGCCCGCAGCACAGGTGTGTCCGGATACCCCGGCGACGGGACTCAGCGCTGGCCCGCCGTCCACGCGCTCGACGCCGCGGTGCTGTTCCGACTCGCCCTGGAGCAGGCGCCTGCAGGCACCGCCTGGCACGCGGTCGACGACGAAGGCGACCGTGTGCGTGACATCGCGGAGGTCATCGGTCGGCGGCTCGGCCTCCCGGTGCAGCAGGTCCCTCAAGAGTCCTTCGGTCCCATCGGCGTCATCTTCGCGACCGATCAGCCGGCGAACAGCGAGTACACCCGCCGGACCCTCGGCTGGCACCCGACGCACCCGTCACTGCTGGCCAATCTGGAGTTGCTGCAGCCCTGA
- the lysA gene encoding diaminopimelate decarboxylase codes for MRAHPAGPRHGEIPAAHEQSGAPADLNVLSERIWPRHAGRGADGALQLAGTDVRDLAAEFGTPMMVMDELDFRSRCQDFADAFGSAGQVHYAGKAFLSGRVVDWLADEGMALDVCTGGELALALSREFPAQRITLHGSNKSTAELTAAVRGRIGAIVVDSFDEIGRLAGLVESEGRNGADPVPVMVRVTVGVEAHTHEFIATAHEDQKFGFSLAGGDAAEAVRRILANSGLRLVGLHSHIGSQIFDPSGFEVAAHRLVGLLRDLLDEHPALTDTITTLDLGGGLGIAYTEEDRPPTADAMAKSLTEIVTRECQAAGLVVPTIAVEPGRAIVGPGTVTVYEVGTIKDVALDGRHTRRYVSVDGGMSDNIRTALYDADYTVTLASRSSDAAPVRCRVVGRHCESGDIVVRDCYLPADLAVGDLIAVAATGAYCYVMASNYNRVPRPPVVTVREGTARVMLRRETDDDLLRLEMP; via the coding sequence GTGAGAGCGCACCCCGCCGGACCCCGCCACGGCGAGATCCCGGCCGCCCACGAGCAGAGCGGCGCACCTGCCGACCTGAACGTCCTGTCCGAGCGCATCTGGCCGCGGCACGCCGGTCGCGGTGCCGACGGTGCGCTGCAGCTGGCCGGGACCGACGTGCGCGACCTCGCAGCCGAGTTCGGCACCCCGATGATGGTCATGGACGAGCTCGACTTCCGCTCCCGCTGCCAGGATTTCGCGGACGCGTTCGGCAGCGCCGGCCAGGTGCACTACGCCGGCAAGGCGTTCCTGTCCGGCCGCGTGGTCGACTGGCTCGCCGACGAGGGCATGGCGCTGGACGTCTGCACCGGCGGCGAACTGGCACTGGCGCTGTCCCGCGAATTCCCGGCGCAGCGGATCACCCTGCACGGGTCGAACAAGTCGACCGCCGAGCTGACCGCCGCCGTCCGCGGGCGGATCGGCGCGATCGTGGTCGACTCCTTCGACGAGATCGGCCGGCTCGCCGGGCTGGTCGAGTCCGAGGGCCGCAACGGGGCGGACCCGGTGCCGGTGATGGTCCGGGTCACCGTCGGCGTCGAGGCGCACACCCACGAGTTCATCGCCACCGCCCATGAGGACCAGAAGTTCGGCTTCTCGCTGGCCGGTGGCGACGCCGCGGAGGCGGTGCGGCGCATCCTGGCCAACTCCGGTCTCCGCCTGGTGGGCCTGCACTCGCACATCGGCTCGCAGATCTTCGACCCCTCGGGGTTCGAGGTGGCCGCGCACCGGCTGGTCGGCCTGCTGCGCGACCTGCTCGACGAACACCCGGCGCTGACCGACACCATCACCACGCTCGACCTCGGCGGCGGTCTCGGCATCGCCTACACCGAGGAGGACCGGCCACCGACCGCGGACGCGATGGCCAAGTCGCTGACCGAGATCGTCACCCGCGAGTGCCAGGCGGCCGGGCTGGTGGTCCCGACCATCGCCGTGGAGCCGGGACGGGCGATCGTCGGTCCGGGCACCGTCACCGTCTACGAGGTCGGCACCATCAAGGACGTCGCGCTGGACGGTCGGCACACCCGCCGGTACGTCTCGGTGGACGGCGGGATGAGCGACAACATCCGCACCGCCCTGTACGACGCGGACTACACGGTGACCCTGGCCTCCCGCAGTTCCGACGCCGCGCCGGTGCGCTGCCGGGTGGTCGGGCGGCACTGCGAGTCCGGTGACATCGTCGTCCGCGACTGCTACCTTCCTGCCGACCTGGCGGTGGGGGACCTGATCGCTGTGGCCGCCACCGGTGCCTATTGCTACGTGATGGCCAGCAACTACAACCGGGTGCCGAGGCCCCCGGTGGTGACCGTGCGCGAAGGCACGGCCAGGGTGATGCTGCGCCGCGAGACCGACGACGACCTGCTGCGACTGGAGATGCCGTGA
- a CDS encoding DUF305 domain-containing protein produces MTDRQQPALTDASAPSGADPSSADGAAPRGAGRLLDRWGSRGTVIVLSLSAVVFLLVGAVLGVALAPQRDAGPNMEPGAVDVGFAQDMIVHHNQGVLMAHYAELDTDDSDIAVLAYDINYTQTAQIGQMQGWLALWGKPVFNSGTVMGWMTAGGMDHMNMGDSTSGGTAGMSVDPARAEDGAIMPGMATNTEMAKLKSLRGKESDIYFLQLMIRHHQGGADMMEYAAANASVGVVRNFAGQMLQAQQAEIGQMTDWLADLGAQPLPAP; encoded by the coding sequence GTGACAGACAGGCAGCAGCCGGCGCTCACCGACGCGTCCGCGCCGTCCGGTGCGGACCCGTCCTCGGCCGACGGCGCCGCTCCGCGCGGGGCCGGCCGGCTGCTGGACCGCTGGGGATCCCGTGGCACGGTGATCGTGCTGTCGTTGTCGGCCGTCGTGTTCCTGCTGGTCGGCGCCGTGCTCGGGGTGGCACTGGCGCCACAGCGGGATGCCGGGCCGAACATGGAGCCGGGTGCGGTCGACGTCGGGTTCGCGCAGGACATGATCGTGCACCACAACCAGGGCGTGCTGATGGCGCACTACGCCGAGCTCGACACCGATGACTCCGACATCGCCGTGCTGGCCTACGACATCAACTACACGCAGACGGCGCAGATCGGCCAGATGCAGGGCTGGCTGGCGCTGTGGGGCAAGCCGGTCTTCAACTCCGGCACCGTGATGGGCTGGATGACGGCCGGCGGCATGGATCACATGAACATGGGCGACAGCACCTCCGGCGGGACAGCCGGGATGAGCGTCGACCCGGCCCGCGCCGAGGACGGCGCGATCATGCCCGGGATGGCCACCAACACCGAGATGGCGAAGTTGAAGTCCTTGCGCGGCAAGGAGTCCGACATCTACTTCCTGCAGCTGATGATCCGCCACCACCAGGGCGGTGCGGACATGATGGAGTACGCCGCGGCCAACGCCTCGGTCGGCGTGGTCCGCAACTTCGCAGGTCAGATGCTCCAGGCCCAGCAGGCGGAGATCGGCCAGATGACCGACTGGCTGGCCGATCTCGGCGCCCAGCCGCTGCCGGCGCCGTGA
- a CDS encoding DALR anticodon-binding domain-containing protein: MDAARPDDARPGSALRDRIVDEVLAGIRHSVRCVSATTARPSAAVLVKGGGDPLRILGSDATRWALLRRSPARSITLDPAVWTSYRTTNPVFAVQSAHARLSRAQAGAGVLGQTPGADSTRERVRTLVAGYRGVLADAARSAAPHRLALHLDELADATHRWLDTRLPAVRTPELTRDLGRTRHVLRHGLGLAGVTAPEYL; encoded by the coding sequence GTGGATGCCGCCCGACCGGACGACGCCCGACCGGGGTCGGCGCTGCGTGACCGCATCGTCGACGAGGTGCTGGCCGGCATCCGTCACAGCGTCCGGTGCGTCTCCGCCACCACGGCCCGCCCTTCGGCAGCAGTGCTGGTCAAGGGTGGCGGGGACCCGCTGCGGATCCTCGGCTCCGACGCCACCCGCTGGGCGTTGCTGCGCAGGTCACCGGCCCGGTCGATCACCCTCGACCCGGCCGTGTGGACGTCCTACCGCACCACCAATCCGGTGTTCGCCGTGCAGTCCGCGCACGCCCGCCTGTCCCGCGCCCAGGCCGGTGCCGGCGTGCTCGGACAGACGCCTGGGGCCGACAGCACGCGCGAGCGGGTCCGCACGCTGGTGGCCGGCTACCGCGGGGTGCTCGCCGATGCCGCCCGCTCGGCCGCCCCGCACCGGCTCGCCCTGCACCTGGACGAGCTGGCCGACGCCACCCATCGCTGGCTGGACACGCGCCTGCCCGCGGTCCGCACCCCCGAGTTGACCCGCGACCTCGGTCGCACCCGCCACGTGCTGCGCCACGGCCTCGGCCTGGCCGGCGTCACCGCACCGGAGTACCTGTGA